In one Candidatus Alcyoniella australis genomic region, the following are encoded:
- a CDS encoding MoxR family ATPase → MEVKEQTKQFAEMIAVIKAEIAKVYVGQDRVVEDLIKTIFAGGHSLIEGVPGLGKTLLVRTLSDVFDLSFRRIQFTPDLMPTDIIGTNIIVEDERGHKKFEFQAGPIFSQILLADEINRATPKTQSALLEAMQEGAVTAYGTRHKLQEPFFVLATQNPIEMEGTYPLPEAQIDRFLTKLSIGFPKDDELVRILDQTTGGIQPVVRKVLDASKIMQMRRLALEVPIADPIKQLVASLVYATHPDCPHAPESVRKYVRYGASPRGGQALILTSKVRALTQGRYAVAREDIEDNLQICLRHRLILSFEGQAEGVSADELLADAFKAALKARGKAA, encoded by the coding sequence ATGGAAGTTAAAGAGCAGACCAAACAGTTCGCCGAGATGATCGCCGTTATTAAAGCCGAGATCGCCAAGGTCTACGTCGGACAAGATCGAGTGGTCGAAGATCTGATTAAAACGATCTTCGCCGGAGGCCACTCCTTGATCGAGGGCGTGCCCGGTCTGGGCAAGACGCTGCTGGTCAGGACGCTGAGCGACGTGTTCGACCTGTCGTTCCGCCGTATTCAGTTCACGCCGGACCTGATGCCCACCGACATCATCGGCACCAACATCATCGTCGAGGATGAGCGCGGGCATAAGAAGTTCGAGTTCCAGGCCGGACCGATCTTCAGCCAGATTCTGCTGGCCGACGAGATCAACCGCGCCACGCCCAAGACCCAGTCGGCGCTGCTCGAGGCGATGCAGGAGGGCGCGGTCACGGCCTACGGCACGCGCCATAAACTCCAGGAGCCGTTCTTCGTGCTCGCCACACAGAACCCGATCGAGATGGAAGGAACCTATCCGCTGCCCGAGGCGCAGATCGATCGCTTCCTGACCAAGCTCTCCATCGGTTTCCCCAAGGACGATGAGCTGGTGCGGATCCTCGACCAGACCACCGGCGGCATTCAGCCCGTTGTGCGCAAGGTGCTCGACGCCTCGAAGATCATGCAGATGCGGCGTCTGGCCCTTGAGGTACCGATCGCCGATCCGATCAAGCAGTTGGTGGCCTCGCTGGTCTACGCCACGCACCCGGACTGCCCGCACGCGCCGGAGTCGGTCCGCAAATACGTGCGCTACGGCGCGAGCCCGCGCGGCGGTCAGGCGTTGATCCTGACCAGCAAGGTGCGCGCCCTAACTCAGGGGCGCTATGCCGTGGCCCGCGAGGACATCGAGGACAACCTGCAGATCTGTCTGCGGCACCGGCTGATCCTCAGCTTCGAGGGTCAGGCCGAGGGAGTCAGCGCCGACGAGCTGCTCGCCGATGCTTTCAAGGCCGCGCTCAAGGCCCGTGGCAAGGCGGCCTGA
- a CDS encoding VWA domain-containing protein encodes MIFAGISLAQFAALFGGGSAFIVLVYLLRFRRRGKLISSDLIWRRVLIRQRTILNELLSILVQILLLLLICLALLDPRTEVEQVRPRLIVIGIDTSLSMAAREPGGARIDLARRQARELLDNLGPNDEALLLAAGDRVSALTGFSSRRSVLDAALKSIQPAGVDGDLRQVLEYARDAFAFRAPPENAQRLVVIFSDRPAPKLEDDEPTLQWVRIGSSLPNLAITAFDVRQTFNQAPGNEVFVRVVNFSDTAANATLNVYTPDKLVGREALALQPGGEFHKVYFLPIEVSGRLVAGLNDAQLESGADALVLDDMAYAVLPGAEPVDVLLVTRENRYVRSALEINPLVRLRNVSPEGFTASQARGADVVILDRVSAGEVPAHTVEIFPPTGGAFDAAQPVEQPVLTSWDGEHPLLRYVTLGDLEIGEARPLQARPGDKSLIDTFEGSLLLVRRDGRFNRVALGFDLTRSDLPLRVAFPVFMHNMVWWLGGMEASQLPSRTPVGQSATIATSGDLEQLTLVGPSDREYVAAGGAGRVSFMPPLPGFYSYDLGEGAPRWCAASLINPRESDLSVAADADGAIELAAAVQIPQQRVFWPWLALMALLLAAGDWVLFHGGRLA; translated from the coding sequence GTGATCTTCGCCGGGATCTCGCTGGCGCAGTTCGCCGCGCTGTTCGGCGGCGGCTCGGCGTTTATCGTCTTGGTCTACCTGCTGCGGTTTCGCCGCCGTGGCAAGTTGATTAGTTCGGACCTGATCTGGCGACGGGTGCTGATCAGGCAGCGCACGATTCTCAACGAGCTGCTGAGCATCCTGGTGCAGATCCTGCTGCTGTTGCTGATCTGCCTAGCGCTTCTCGATCCGCGCACCGAGGTCGAGCAGGTCCGGCCGCGGTTGATCGTGATCGGCATCGATACCAGCCTGAGCATGGCAGCGCGCGAGCCGGGCGGGGCGCGGATCGATCTGGCCCGACGCCAGGCGCGAGAGCTGCTGGACAACCTGGGTCCCAACGACGAGGCGTTGCTGCTCGCGGCCGGAGATCGCGTCAGCGCGCTGACCGGGTTCAGCTCGCGGCGCTCGGTGCTCGACGCGGCGCTGAAATCGATCCAGCCCGCGGGCGTGGACGGCGACCTGCGCCAGGTGCTCGAATACGCCCGTGACGCCTTTGCCTTCCGCGCGCCGCCCGAAAACGCCCAGCGGCTGGTGGTGATCTTTTCCGATCGGCCCGCGCCAAAGCTCGAGGACGACGAACCGACGTTGCAATGGGTGCGCATCGGCTCGTCGCTGCCCAACCTGGCGATCACCGCCTTTGACGTGCGCCAGACGTTCAACCAGGCGCCGGGCAACGAGGTCTTCGTGCGCGTGGTCAACTTCTCGGATACCGCGGCCAACGCCACGCTCAACGTCTATACCCCGGACAAGCTGGTGGGCCGCGAAGCGCTCGCACTCCAGCCCGGCGGCGAGTTTCACAAGGTCTACTTCCTGCCGATCGAGGTCAGCGGCCGACTGGTCGCCGGACTGAACGATGCGCAGCTCGAGTCCGGCGCCGACGCGCTGGTTCTGGACGACATGGCCTACGCCGTGCTGCCCGGAGCCGAGCCGGTGGACGTGCTGCTGGTCACCCGCGAGAACCGTTACGTGCGCAGCGCGTTGGAGATCAACCCGCTGGTTCGCCTGCGCAACGTCAGCCCCGAGGGGTTCACCGCATCGCAGGCGCGCGGCGCGGACGTGGTGATTCTCGACCGCGTGAGCGCCGGCGAGGTCCCGGCGCACACTGTCGAGATTTTTCCGCCGACCGGCGGCGCGTTCGATGCGGCCCAGCCGGTGGAGCAGCCGGTGCTCACATCGTGGGACGGCGAGCATCCGCTGTTGCGCTACGTGACGCTGGGAGACCTCGAGATCGGCGAGGCGCGGCCACTGCAGGCCCGGCCCGGCGACAAGAGCCTGATCGACACCTTTGAAGGCTCGCTGCTGTTGGTGCGGCGCGACGGCCGTTTCAACCGCGTGGCCCTGGGCTTCGACCTGACCCGCAGCGATTTGCCGTTGCGCGTGGCCTTCCCGGTGTTCATGCACAACATGGTCTGGTGGCTCGGCGGAATGGAAGCCTCGCAGCTCCCCTCGCGCACGCCGGTGGGGCAATCGGCGACCATCGCCACGTCCGGCGACCTTGAGCAACTGACGCTGGTCGGACCCAGCGATCGCGAATACGTGGCCGCGGGCGGCGCTGGCCGGGTGAGCTTCATGCCGCCGCTGCCCGGATTCTACTCTTACGACCTGGGCGAGGGCGCACCGCGCTGGTGCGCGGCGAGTCTGATCAACCCGCGCGAGTCCGACCTGAGCGTAGCGGCCGACGCGGACGGCGCGATCGAGCTCGCCGCAGCGGTCCAGATCCCGCAACAGCGCGTGTTCTGGCCCTGGCTGGCCCTGATGGCCCTGCTGCTCGCGGCGGGCGACTGGGTGCTGTTCCACGGAGGCCGACTTGCTTGA
- a CDS encoding DUF58 domain-containing protein: MAQKLFDDDFLKKLEYLAIVSKKVFAGKLRAQTRTKKVGWGQEFADHREYAPGDDLRYLDWNLYARVGELATKLFQEEENLNVYFLLDLSRSMDFGTVNKADFAKQIVAALAYIALANLDSVSIVPFSSDLGQTLPLLRGKGQILKIFDFLDQAPVGGQTDISQSVQTFLRQARGKGLAVVVSDFYDEAGSDKALKSLYHYGFDLVAVRVHHHREAEPKYRGAFSFTDAETDRVHHVTITGRVLRRYVQEYERFCEELRKLCIGVECTYLPTQTRVPFEEVVLQAFRYGRFIK; encoded by the coding sequence ATGGCCCAGAAGCTGTTCGACGACGACTTCCTCAAGAAGCTCGAGTACCTGGCGATCGTCAGCAAGAAGGTCTTCGCCGGCAAGCTGCGGGCGCAGACCCGCACCAAGAAGGTCGGCTGGGGCCAGGAGTTCGCCGACCACCGCGAGTACGCGCCGGGCGACGACCTGCGCTACCTGGATTGGAATCTCTATGCCCGCGTGGGCGAGCTGGCGACCAAGCTGTTCCAGGAAGAAGAGAACCTCAACGTCTACTTCCTGCTCGACCTCTCGCGGTCGATGGATTTCGGCACGGTCAATAAGGCGGACTTCGCCAAGCAGATCGTGGCCGCACTGGCCTACATCGCCCTGGCCAACCTCGACAGCGTGAGCATCGTCCCCTTCAGCTCCGATCTGGGCCAGACCCTGCCGCTGCTGCGCGGCAAGGGGCAGATCCTCAAAATCTTTGATTTTCTCGACCAGGCGCCGGTGGGCGGCCAGACCGACATCTCGCAGTCGGTGCAAACCTTCCTTCGACAGGCCCGCGGCAAGGGCCTGGCGGTTGTGGTCTCCGACTTCTACGACGAGGCGGGCAGCGATAAGGCGCTCAAGTCGCTCTACCACTACGGCTTCGACCTAGTGGCCGTGCGCGTGCACCATCACCGCGAGGCCGAGCCCAAGTACCGCGGCGCATTCAGCTTCACCGACGCCGAGACCGACCGCGTGCATCACGTGACGATCACCGGCCGCGTGCTGCGGCGCTACGTCCAGGAGTACGAGCGGTTCTGCGAAGAGCTGCGCAAACTGTGCATCGGGGTCGAGTGCACCTACCTGCCCACCCAGACCAGGGTGCCGTTCGAGGAGGTTGTACTCCAGGCCTTCCGCTACGGACGGTTCATCAAGTGA
- a CDS encoding VWA domain-containing protein: MLERLPELSVEARGAWLIGALVAAALLPTLVWIIAFRSRLSMSRPLRAAFAISRSLLLLLIAAALIQVVATRYEQRLEVALLVDASASVPDDQLAAAADYAARAYAVRGDAGARGVLFAHSPEVLGAEDWYEQIVRPEQTMSSDIARAVHATMELLPADATRRIVLLSDGNQTRGDLLAEARAAQARGIELYSVPLQTLGLVDAYIESLSLPRQARPGERVHVRVKVMSNFAGPAAISLSAGGKTQVEQVELLIGQNNVEFDFDAGSQGDQGVVGRVGSELDQVPNNNRLAGTLRVVSKPRALFVTENLADDAPLLAALEAEGLRLDVAENSGLPRGGLTPFDLVVLSSLTFEGFEQADADRLEDYLRRTGGGLLLIAGEDSQILGEEEQHPIEPLLPVEFKLKKKTEPNPVELVILIDKSASMARQNKFGLAQAAVEQLLNALPERSRVSVILFDDLPYVLFGLTDIEQRELIRERLYKLGTDGGTSIYPGLRRAYGELRDSEARVKHVILLTDGISTTRFEHNGDIVEGMARKEITVSTVAVGRESDREHLRTIARYGQGRFYYIEDPESIPDILLEETKTVTRTNIVEDTFEPELLQAGEMFDGLDLEPLPELRGYNSAESRPTSETYLLAKEREPLLSRWSLGLGKVTVFCADLRGQWSADWLEWDRYGPLVGRMARHTMRDRNLQNFAVTAQPAGQSVRVAVDATDAHGDFINNMPLQMDVVQPDLTRQRVELIQDRPGGYSGEFPHSGFGGYTISVRPQTGELRSEGIGRVQLEPPGEFVKTQTDRGLLRALAQISGGKFDPPAEEVFEPGKERFPDSRELWPYLLYAALAMVLLGTVLRRI, translated from the coding sequence TTGCTTGAGCGGCTGCCCGAGCTGAGCGTTGAGGCTCGCGGCGCCTGGCTGATCGGCGCGCTGGTGGCCGCGGCGCTGCTGCCGACGCTGGTCTGGATCATCGCCTTCCGCAGTCGGCTGAGCATGTCGCGTCCTTTGCGCGCGGCCTTTGCGATTTCGCGCAGCCTGCTGCTGCTGCTGATCGCGGCGGCGCTGATCCAGGTCGTGGCCACGCGCTACGAACAGCGGCTGGAGGTGGCGCTGCTGGTCGACGCCTCGGCCTCGGTGCCCGACGACCAGCTCGCTGCGGCTGCGGACTATGCGGCGCGGGCCTACGCCGTGCGCGGCGACGCCGGGGCGCGCGGCGTGCTGTTCGCCCACAGTCCCGAGGTGCTCGGGGCGGAGGATTGGTACGAGCAGATCGTGCGACCCGAGCAGACGATGAGCTCGGACATCGCCCGCGCGGTGCACGCCACAATGGAGCTGCTGCCGGCCGACGCCACGCGGCGGATCGTGCTGCTCAGCGACGGCAACCAGACTCGGGGCGATTTGCTGGCCGAGGCGCGGGCCGCCCAGGCGCGCGGGATCGAGCTCTACAGCGTTCCGCTGCAAACCCTGGGCCTGGTGGACGCCTACATCGAGTCGCTGAGCCTTCCGCGCCAGGCACGACCCGGCGAGCGCGTACACGTACGGGTCAAGGTGATGAGCAACTTCGCCGGTCCGGCCGCTATTTCACTCAGCGCCGGGGGCAAGACCCAGGTTGAGCAGGTCGAGCTGCTGATCGGACAGAACAACGTCGAGTTCGATTTCGACGCCGGGTCCCAGGGCGACCAGGGCGTGGTCGGACGCGTCGGCTCCGAGCTCGATCAGGTGCCGAACAACAATCGACTGGCCGGTACGTTGCGCGTGGTCTCCAAGCCGCGCGCGCTGTTCGTCACCGAGAATCTGGCGGACGACGCGCCGCTGCTCGCCGCACTCGAGGCCGAGGGGCTGCGGCTGGACGTGGCCGAGAACAGCGGTCTGCCGCGCGGCGGACTGACACCCTTTGATCTGGTGGTGCTCTCCAGTCTGACCTTCGAGGGCTTCGAGCAGGCCGACGCCGATCGGCTCGAGGACTATCTGCGCCGTACCGGCGGCGGACTGCTGCTGATCGCCGGAGAGGACAGCCAGATCCTGGGCGAGGAGGAGCAGCACCCGATCGAACCGCTGCTGCCGGTCGAGTTCAAGCTCAAGAAGAAGACCGAGCCCAACCCGGTCGAGCTGGTGATCCTGATCGACAAGTCGGCGAGCATGGCGCGCCAGAACAAGTTCGGTCTGGCCCAGGCCGCGGTGGAGCAACTGCTCAACGCGCTGCCCGAGCGCAGCCGGGTCAGCGTGATCCTTTTCGACGACCTGCCCTACGTACTGTTCGGGCTGACCGACATCGAGCAACGCGAATTAATCCGCGAGCGGCTGTACAAGCTGGGCACTGACGGCGGCACCAGCATCTACCCGGGCTTGCGGCGCGCCTACGGCGAGCTGCGCGACAGCGAGGCGCGCGTCAAGCACGTGATCCTGCTCACCGACGGCATCTCGACCACGCGCTTTGAGCACAACGGCGACATCGTCGAGGGCATGGCGCGCAAGGAGATCACGGTGAGCACTGTGGCCGTGGGACGCGAGTCGGACCGCGAACACCTGCGGACCATCGCCCGCTACGGCCAGGGGCGCTTTTATTACATCGAGGATCCCGAATCGATTCCCGATATTTTGCTCGAGGAGACCAAGACGGTCACGCGCACCAACATCGTCGAGGACACCTTCGAGCCCGAGCTGCTGCAGGCAGGCGAGATGTTCGACGGCCTTGATCTCGAGCCGCTGCCCGAGCTGCGCGGCTACAACTCCGCCGAGTCGCGGCCGACCTCCGAGACCTATCTGCTGGCCAAGGAGCGCGAGCCGCTGCTCTCGCGCTGGAGCCTGGGCCTGGGCAAGGTCACGGTGTTCTGCGCGGACCTGCGCGGCCAATGGAGCGCCGACTGGCTGGAGTGGGATCGCTACGGCCCGCTGGTGGGGCGCATGGCGCGACACACGATGCGCGACCGCAACCTGCAGAATTTCGCGGTTACTGCTCAGCCCGCTGGCCAGAGCGTGCGGGTCGCGGTGGACGCCACGGACGCGCACGGCGATTTCATCAATAACATGCCGCTGCAGATGGACGTTGTTCAACCCGACCTGACCCGGCAGCGCGTGGAGCTGATCCAGGACCGCCCCGGCGGCTACAGCGGAGAGTTTCCGCACAGCGGGTTCGGCGGCTACACGATCAGCGTCAGGCCCCAGACCGGCGAGCTGCGCTCCGAGGGAATCGGCCGCGTTCAGCTCGAGCCGCCGGGCGAGTTCGTCAAGACGCAGACCGATCGCGGACTGCTTCGCGCGCTGGCCCAGATCAGCGGCGGCAAGTTCGATCCACCGGCCGAAGAGGTCTTCGAGCCGGGCAAGGAGCGTTTCCCGGACAGCCGCGAGCTGTGGCCGTACCTGCTGTACGCCGCGCTGGCAATGGTGCTGCTCGGAACCGTACTAAGGAGAATTTAG
- a CDS encoding asparagine synthase-related protein: MGIEAIHGELDLEGAQEARFRPSSGCVELSQSGLSGLFHGELYNRDELIQGLGTCPKDIIDSELVLRLYERWGDECLAMLDGRFSMALWDTPQRRLLLARDRFGQATLYWHQCGASLAFASQLDALTSSPGFAPQLDRAGLNEYLSQGYVCPPRTMFQGVHALKPGQALNFDQGGVREFDYWSLPDQLEPAASEDQLVEQMRELLARAAKRRFSRHQRPVMLLSGGIDSALLACLAAENNGRVSAYHAGFGDLAFDNRCWASELMRWGLVDLHGISLQHDALRMLPELVRHDHELCANPSSLPILALAREIGQGTTVDTIFTGTGMDELMAGCETIRADLFAHYYGRFAPKQLQRMLAARAEALSDTAWPVGWRFRIKLLLRGAQYGPSRAHIFWRESLGDQRKAELLTDPTLAETGEPHGQYAALLANVAGPANFNRIANADLRILSPCWNQQMFRPGLRAAGLSPCHPYLDNELARFCIELPFRYKLRGLRSKYLLKRAASRWLPRRLVNQRKRGLSVPVGEWIRCDRHELVERYLGPERMCKLGLFDPRAVSELREQHRRGGEDHTFSIWTLLVFSAWHEAHLEAKPST, encoded by the coding sequence CGAGGCAATTCACGGCGAGTTGGACCTGGAGGGCGCGCAGGAAGCGCGTTTCCGGCCGTCGTCCGGGTGCGTCGAGCTGTCGCAGAGCGGTTTGAGCGGCCTGTTTCACGGAGAGCTGTACAACCGCGACGAGCTGATCCAAGGCCTCGGAACCTGCCCCAAGGACATTATCGACAGCGAGCTGGTCCTGAGGCTCTACGAGCGTTGGGGCGACGAATGTCTGGCAATGCTCGACGGCCGTTTCAGTATGGCGTTGTGGGATACGCCGCAACGCAGGCTGCTGCTGGCGCGCGACCGCTTTGGCCAGGCCACGCTCTATTGGCACCAATGCGGCGCAAGCCTGGCCTTTGCCTCGCAGCTCGACGCCCTGACATCTTCGCCGGGTTTCGCTCCGCAGCTGGATCGGGCCGGGCTCAACGAGTATCTCAGTCAGGGCTATGTCTGCCCGCCGCGCACCATGTTTCAGGGGGTCCACGCGCTGAAGCCCGGCCAAGCGCTGAACTTTGATCAAGGCGGCGTGCGCGAGTTCGATTATTGGTCGCTGCCCGATCAGTTGGAACCCGCGGCGTCCGAGGATCAGCTGGTCGAGCAAATGCGCGAGCTGTTGGCGCGCGCGGCCAAACGCAGGTTCAGCAGACACCAGCGGCCCGTGATGCTGCTCAGCGGCGGAATCGACTCGGCCCTGCTGGCCTGTCTGGCAGCGGAAAACAACGGCCGTGTGTCCGCCTATCACGCGGGATTCGGCGACCTCGCCTTTGACAACCGATGCTGGGCGTCCGAACTCATGCGCTGGGGATTGGTCGACCTGCACGGCATCTCGCTGCAACACGACGCTCTGCGCATGTTGCCCGAACTCGTGCGCCACGACCACGAGCTGTGCGCCAATCCCTCGAGCCTGCCGATCCTGGCCCTGGCGCGCGAGATCGGCCAAGGGACGACAGTGGACACGATCTTCACCGGCACGGGCATGGACGAGCTGATGGCGGGCTGCGAAACAATCAGGGCGGACCTGTTCGCCCATTACTATGGACGATTCGCGCCCAAACAGTTGCAGCGCATGTTGGCCGCGCGGGCCGAGGCACTGAGCGATACGGCCTGGCCCGTGGGGTGGCGTTTCAGGATCAAGCTGCTGCTCAGGGGTGCGCAATACGGGCCGAGCCGCGCACACATCTTTTGGCGTGAGTCCCTCGGCGATCAGCGCAAGGCCGAGCTGCTGACCGACCCGACGCTTGCCGAAACCGGCGAGCCCCACGGGCAGTACGCCGCACTGCTGGCGAACGTCGCCGGGCCCGCGAACTTCAACCGGATCGCCAACGCCGACCTGAGGATCCTCTCGCCGTGCTGGAATCAGCAGATGTTCCGGCCGGGATTGCGCGCCGCGGGCCTCAGTCCGTGCCATCCATACCTGGACAACGAGCTGGCGCGGTTCTGCATTGAGCTGCCGTTTCGCTACAAGCTGCGCGGGCTGCGCTCCAAGTACCTGCTCAAGCGCGCCGCAAGTCGCTGGCTGCCCCGGCGTCTGGTGAACCAGCGTAAGCGCGGGCTGAGCGTGCCGGTGGGCGAATGGATCCGCTGCGACCGTCACGAGTTGGTCGAGCGTTACCTCGGCCCGGAACGGATGTGCAAGTTGGGGTTATTCGATCCGCGGGCCGTGTCGGAACTGCGCGAGCAACATCGCCGAGGCGGCGAGGATCACACCTTCAGCATCTGGACGCTGCTGGTCTTCTCGGCCTGGCACGAGGCGCACCTCGAGGCCAAGCCCTCGACCTAA
- a CDS encoding S41 family peptidase: MRLKRTIQLLLLAALIAAAALWRVPAQLHGAEPAGDAVLVVSTLELVEDHYIKQVDERMLMVWAAEAIAQGVQFLNEPPIDEEQPIDPEAATEPLPEAEPQDAQSDPAQPEEPKIASTTVGPGDPPDAVTLEVRGETKQLDFSGGREERIEQLLAGCSFAAQHGGEIDQRELLYYALSGMLARLDPHSDFIDPEEARRFEEETSGSFGGIGIEIGMRDRRLTVIAPIEGTPAHRAGLLAGDLIVAIDGRSAVNITLFGAVEKIRGPQGTPVVLSIEREGLEQPFDVSIVRGTIEVEAVRFQALEHGVGYVRVRQFNRKTAGDLRRALQQLQDGPQGLRGLVLDLRNNPGGLLTAAVDVTDDFIQSGVIVSTRGRAPNSSSVIKAGRRGTLNDVPLIVLTNFGSASASEIVAGAIQDQGRGLIIGGTTFGKGSVQSIISVDDQSHVALTTSMYYTPSGRSIQASGIVPDIQLYYTTDEGELDRPFGEENLEGFLPNSSPEQSRAGLRVDAEKLYWFYRNAGRVPEELEAEDPDALMLLAQDLLSSLPPPTNETMLSAARRLLEPVNDVVVPEEQPNDGSEDPQP; this comes from the coding sequence GTGAGACTCAAACGCACGATCCAACTGTTGCTGCTCGCCGCGCTGATCGCGGCGGCAGCGCTGTGGCGCGTACCGGCCCAATTGCACGGAGCCGAGCCGGCGGGCGACGCGGTGCTGGTCGTTTCGACCCTCGAGCTGGTGGAAGACCACTACATCAAGCAGGTCGACGAACGCATGCTGATGGTCTGGGCCGCAGAGGCGATTGCCCAGGGCGTGCAATTTTTAAACGAGCCGCCGATCGACGAAGAACAGCCGATCGACCCCGAGGCCGCAACCGAGCCCCTGCCCGAGGCTGAGCCTCAGGACGCGCAGTCCGACCCGGCGCAGCCCGAGGAACCGAAGATCGCCTCGACGACCGTGGGCCCGGGCGACCCGCCGGACGCGGTGACACTCGAGGTGCGCGGCGAGACCAAGCAACTCGACTTCTCCGGCGGGCGCGAAGAGCGGATCGAGCAGCTGCTTGCCGGATGCAGCTTCGCCGCGCAGCACGGCGGCGAGATCGATCAGCGCGAGCTGCTGTACTACGCGTTGAGCGGCATGCTCGCGCGGTTGGACCCGCACTCGGACTTCATCGACCCCGAAGAGGCGCGCAGGTTTGAAGAGGAAACCTCGGGCAGCTTCGGCGGCATCGGCATCGAGATCGGCATGCGCGACCGTCGGCTGACGGTGATTGCGCCGATCGAGGGCACTCCGGCTCATCGCGCGGGGCTGCTCGCCGGCGACCTGATCGTGGCCATCGACGGCCGCTCGGCTGTGAACATCACACTGTTCGGCGCGGTGGAAAAGATCCGCGGCCCCCAGGGTACGCCGGTGGTGCTCTCTATCGAGCGCGAGGGGCTTGAGCAGCCGTTCGACGTGAGCATCGTGCGCGGCACGATCGAGGTCGAGGCCGTGCGTTTCCAGGCGCTGGAGCACGGCGTGGGCTACGTGCGCGTACGCCAGTTCAACCGCAAGACAGCCGGCGACCTGCGCCGCGCCCTGCAACAGCTTCAGGACGGGCCTCAGGGATTGCGCGGTCTGGTGCTGGACCTGCGCAACAATCCCGGCGGCCTGCTCACAGCGGCGGTCGACGTGACCGACGACTTCATCCAAAGCGGCGTGATCGTCTCGACCCGCGGCCGTGCACCCAACAGCTCCAGCGTGATCAAGGCCGGACGTCGCGGCACACTGAACGACGTGCCGCTGATCGTGCTCACCAACTTCGGCAGCGCCTCGGCCAGCGAGATCGTGGCCGGAGCGATCCAGGATCAGGGCCGCGGGCTGATCATCGGCGGCACTACCTTCGGCAAGGGCTCGGTGCAGAGCATTATCAGCGTCGACGACCAGAGCCATGTGGCGCTGACCACCAGCATGTACTACACGCCTTCGGGACGCTCGATTCAGGCCTCGGGTATTGTTCCCGACATCCAGCTGTACTACACAACCGATGAGGGCGAACTCGACCGGCCCTTTGGCGAGGAGAACCTCGAGGGCTTCCTGCCCAATAGCTCGCCCGAGCAGAGCCGGGCAGGCCTGCGCGTGGACGCGGAGAAGCTCTACTGGTTCTACCGCAACGCCGGACGCGTGCCCGAGGAACTCGAGGCCGAGGACCCGGATGCGCTGATGCTCCTGGCCCAGGACCTGCTCAGCTCGTTGCCGCCGCCGACCAACGAAACCATGCTCAGCGCGGCGCGGCGGCTGCTCGAGCCGGTGAACGACGTGGTCGTGCCCGAGGAACAACCGAACGACGGCTCAGAGGATCCCCAACCGTAA